One Coccinella septempunctata chromosome 1, icCocSept1.1, whole genome shotgun sequence DNA window includes the following coding sequences:
- the LOC123322242 gene encoding uncharacterized protein LOC123322242 encodes MSSAMEQNNLALVRRGKKFSTPDRAGATSKISRKRISRIEDLFESLEPWKIFTDVGKLSQNISIRRDGKLRSIHSLSPAKKYLIKLQIFPTMSYLAKMREDPKTAWKTATVWSQFTTSETSELFQKTLEIMDAAKEDIESQLEENNELEENNELEENNESEE; translated from the exons ATGTCTTCTGCCATGGAGCAAAATAATTTAGCTTTAGTTAGAAgaggaaaaaaattttcgacACCAGATCGTGCAGGTGCCACGTCAAAAATTTCCCGGAAGCGAATAAGCAGAATCGAAGACCTATTCGAAAGCCTCGAGCCGTGGAAAATTTTCACAGACGTTGGGAAACTGTCGCAAAATATTTCTATTCGGCGGGACGGAAAATTACGTTCGATACATTCCTTGAGCCCTGCCAAGAAATACTTAATAAAATTACAGATATTTCCAACCATGAGCTATCTAGCGAAGATGCGGGAGGATCCAAAAACCGCTTGGAAGACTGCAACAGTGTGGTCCCAATTCACAACCAGCGAGACCTCAGAATTGTTCCAAAAGACATTAGAGATTATGGACGCAGCAAAGGAAGATATAGAGTCACAATTGGAGGAGAACAATGAATTGGAGGAGAACAATGAATTGGAGGAGAACAATGAAT CGGAGGAGTAA
- the LOC123322131 gene encoding probable leucine--tRNA ligase, mitochondrial: MDLIRVISPKMVSFHHKTPYKILLRHTSGINMWNHELTNEIKHNIEKFWQHKLHRGNFNESSSKDKFYVLSMFPYPSGNLHMGHVRVYTISDTVAQFQRMNNKNVLHPMGWDAFGLPAENAAINNKISPQDWTKFNISQMKSQLKNLGCCFDWDREINTSDPEYYKWTQTIFLKLFKEGLVYQKKASVNWDPIDCTVLADEQVDENGCSWRSGAKVEKKIFKQWFVRTTKYAKDLLEGLNSSSLYDWRDIIKLQKHWIGECNGVVFDFNIVDCDDFITLWTSNPEYIHHVKFVTVSHEHYILNLGNKINGNDRTFKLDITLVNPFTQEKIPVFVTDEIEYSQGTDSFIGIPATCEKARIFAEKNNIHFDEIQILQDSNDIDLKRNSVCDEAKSRNIGGYWSSAKLKDWLVSRQRYWGTPIPIIHCHKCGAQPVPEQELPVKLPLISSKVERGGLHLAECEDWVNTPCPRCKAEAKRETDTLDTFVDSSWYYLRYIDPHNRKEIFNKEKARKTTPVDLYIGGKEHGVLHLYYARFMSYFLHDIGLIPEKEPFTRLLVQGMVMGRSFRLKGSGKYLPPQEVEIIDSKKNKAIEKKTGAPVVMAWEKMSKSKLNGVEPSDMFEVYGVDTTRLLILADVSPTSHRNWNSNTFPGIINWQNRLWLTVKEFLKYRKSLPAVINKDKEKECEDYMFDSRNFYIKGTTFNYYISQQLSVAVSKQQGLTNSLRKMPPYVFARSLQFERALAAQIILLSPMAPHFASELWSGFLQAPNRLNHSSEIRWNKSVLEQDWPEIDSDYNLELLCQVNGYDKCEIKLKRSLLDNLTFEKAVDLAKGESSMEYVFSEKTILDKSFILHKGIKGILNITIDKPVVTEITD, from the coding sequence ATGGATTTAATAAGGGTAATATCGCCTAAGATGGTGAGTTTCCATCACAAAACGCCCTACAAAATATTACTTCGTCATACTTCTGGAATAAATATGTGGAATCACGAATTAACTAATGAAATTAAACACAATATAGAGAAATTTTGGCAGCATAAGCTTCATCGAGGAAATTTCAACGAGTCTAGTTCGAAAGACAAGTTTTATGTGTTATCTATGTTTCCATATCCTTCTGGAAATTTACATATGGGTCATGTAAGAGTTTATACAATAAGTGATACTGTTGCCCAATTCCAGAGAATGAacaacaaaaatgttttgcATCCCATGGGTTGGGATGCATTTGGTCTACCTGCTGAGAATGCAGCTATAAATAACAAAATTAGCCCACAAGATTGGACGAAATTCAATATATCACAAATGAAATCACAGCTTAAAAATCTAGGTTGTTGTTTCGATTGGGATAGGGAAATAAATACATCTGATCCTGAATACTACAAATGGACCCAGACAATCTTCTTGAAACTATTTAAGGAAGGTTTAGTTTATCAGAAGAAAGCTTCAGTCAATTGGGACCCCATAGATTGTACAGTGTTAGCAGATGAACAAGTTGATGAGAATGGATGCTCTTGGAGGTCTGGTGCTAAagtggagaaaaaaattttcaaacaatggTTTGTTAGGACTACTAAGTATGCGAAAGATCTTTTAGAAGGACTCAACAGTTCTTCCCTGTATGATTGGAGAGACATTATCAAATTACAGAAGCATTGGATAGGAGAATGTAATGGTGTAGTTTTTGATTTCAACATTGTAGATTGTGATGACTTCATTACTTTGTGGACTTCAAATCCTGAATATATTCATCATGTAAAGTTTGTCACTGTCTCTCATGAACATTATATCTTAAATCTAGGTAATAAAATTAATGGTAATGATAGAACATTCAAATTAGATATCACATTGGTTAATCCATTCACACAAGAAAAAATTCCAGTATTTGTTACTGATGAAATAGAATATTCTCAGGGAACTGATTCTTTCATTGGTATTCCAGCTACATGTGAAAAAGCTAGAatttttgcagaaaaaaataatatacattttgatgaaattcaaatattacaAGATTCCAATGATATAGATTTGAAAAGAAATTCTGTGTGTGATGAAGCTAAATCAAGAAATATTGGGGGGTACTGGAGTAGCGCAAAGTTGAAGGATTGGCTTGTTTCACGTCAAAGGTATTGGGGAACCCCTATTCCAATAATACACTGCCATAAATGTGGAGCACAACCAGTTCCTGAGCAAGAATTACCGGTCAAGTTGCCTTTGATATCCTCCAAAGTTGAAAGAGGTGGACTACATTTGGCAGAGTGTGAGGATTGGGTCAATACTCCATGTCCCAGGTGTAAGGCGGAAGCTAAACGTGAAACTGATACATTGGATACTTTTGTTGATAGCTCATGGTATTATCTACGTTACATTGATCCCCATAATAGGAAAGAGATATTTAATAAAGAAAAAGCAAGGAAAACTACTCCTGTGGATTTATACATTGGTGGCAAGGAGCATGGCGTTTTACATTTATATTATGCCAGGTTTATGAGTTATTTTCTACATGACATAGGACTTATACCAGAAAAAGAACCATTTACTAGACTTTTAGTGCAAGGAATGGTTATGGGAAGAAGTTTCAGACTCAAAGGTAGTGGCAAGTATTTACCACCTCAAGAAGTAGAAATTATAGATAGCAAGAAAAATAAAGCAATAGAAAAGAAAACTGGAGCACCAGTAGTGATGGCTTGGGAAAAAATGAgtaaatcaaaattaaatgGTGTGGAACCTTCAGATATGTTTGAAGTGTACGGAGTAGATACAACAAGATTACTTATTTTAGCAGATGTTTCTCCGACATCCCATAGAAATTGGAATAGTAACACATTTCCTGGAATCATAAATTGGCAAAATAGATTGTGGTTAACTGTAAAAGAATTTCTCAAATATAGGAAAAGTCTTCCAGCTGTTATAAATAAGGACAAAGAAAAGGAATGCGAAGATTACATGTTTGATTCTAGAAATTTCTACATCAAGGGAACTACTTTCAATTATTATATTTCCCAGCAACTCAGTGTTGCTGTGTCTAAACAGCAAGGTTTAACAAATAGTCTGAGAAAAATGCCCCCATACGTTTTCGCAAGAAGTTTACAATTTGAGCGCGCTTTAGCCGCGCAGATTATTTTGCTCTCTCCCATGGCACCCCACTTTGCATCTGAATTGTGGAGTGGATTTTTACAAGCACCAAACCGATTGAATCACTCAAGTGAAATTCGTTGGAACAAATCGGTTCTTGAACAAGATTGGCCCGAAATCGATTCAGATTATAACTTAGAATTACTTTGTCAGGTGAATGGTTATGATAAATGCGAGATCAAATTGAAACGATCACTATTAGATAATTTAACATTTGAAAAAGCTGTGGACTTAGCAAAAGGAGAATCATCTATGGAGTATGTGTTTtccgaaaaaacaattttagatAAATCATTTATACTCCATAAAGGTATCAAAGGTATATTGAATATAACTATCGACAAACCTGTTGTAACAGAGATAACTGATTAA
- the LOC123322113 gene encoding WASH complex subunit 5 yields MPEFLAENNLCGQTILNLVSGGNAIIAELLRLKDFIPKLYITESKAEILKYQDIISDFSYFDVTEAQEAKIRNNEILRDLDEEFRDNHIDIITRFYELFESIHSFVNDLNQFLEDLEEGIYIHQTLETIFADIEGKQLLCESLFLYGLMLLFVDTHIKGIVREKLLVSYYRYTPQSSNARSNIDDVCKLFRDTGIHTRKVTNYPEDYFRRIKINSTYVDMVLGHLRTDDVYGQLQLYPLPKHRSTALSSQAAMLYVCLYFSPDILHSHTAVMREIVDKYFPDNWNISIYMGYVVDLIESWDAFKAAKMALNNTLETVNVKNVCKDYATNTSVVLRKCMKMLTEGNITKEVILKDMNHIITLLRECNVILRWLMLHTYTKPGKIEKNKRSKQIREMITSETKYDQVQTFRLLLNTAQLELTVKELFKNILSEKEKQWNKLKNDSFKDVVELSEAFSGSKPLSRITKNKNLEKWFLEISKQIDSLVLDDTNSSRKIVQLIQALEEVQTFHQLESNMQVIQILGEIKLSLNQMIQTMSIKEDNLITIQVLGDISFAWELIDSYTPIMQLGIKKEPTVVNKLRAIFLKLASAMEIPLLRINQAHSKDLISVSEYYSGELEIYVRKVLQIIPMMMFGKMSRIIEMQTKVLKELPTRLEKDKLKEYAQLDERFEYAELTHSISVFSQGMRMMKKTLVGVVFLDPKKILEDGIRNELVQRISKALHEVLIFSSKSKTELEQKLNTLGNIMEGYKKSFEYIQDYININGLKIWQEEITRIINYNVEQECNRFLRSKVHAWDSQYQSRIIPIPFYLQTDSISENFIGRLAREMIRLTDPRNSVYLDQSTAWYETKSHKPILNRQIFGLLTKAIEISGVVGLDRLFSFMIITNLQKTIGYLQNKHEKQPTWYSIISTVQKDIKSAGEVSNPPKFYQNCVNRTARLWPEFLDCILIIGQLQLLRQLIAFHLNLLAKFNARNLEAALQSLSKALLWDIKYSKDWTPDEKLLQNLSHYFDYAGINNPFNKIYVTSSSHLDYTITIFVFFMAHNMKLFHPGVIGNLGKRASDQLDGYCFCLGIHTVLKQAHNSLNDNFIKLISKYTMDMLSHHKRSKNPDLCLEAISAMNFLQTYSKFSEASAKSFRTHLPEEIMHLELTPALLNI; encoded by the exons ATGCCAGAATTCTTAGCAGAGAATAATCTCTGCGGACAAACTATTCTTAATTTAGTTTCCGGAGGAAATGCAATAATAGCAGAACTACTTCGTCTCAAGGATTTTATCCCAAAACTTTACAT AACTGAATCCAAGGCAGAAATACTAAAATATCAGGATATTATCTCAGATTTTTCTTACTTTGACGTTACTGAAGCACAGGAAGCTAAAATACGAAACAACGAG ATCTTGCGTGATTTGGACGAAGAATTTAGGgataatcacattgatatcattACCCGTTTTTATGAGCTCTTTGAAAGCATTCATTCCTTTGTTAATGACTTGAATCAGTTTCTGGAAGATTTGGAGGAAGGTATTTATATTCACCAAACTTTAGAAACAATTTTTGCTGATATCGAAGGTAAACAGTTATTG tgtGAATCTTTGTTTTTATATGGGTTGATGTTACTATTTGTTGATACACACATTAAAGGGATTGTAAGGGAAAAATTGTTAGTATCATATTATCGCTACACGCCACAGAGCAGCAATGCTCGTAGTAATATAGATGATGTGTGTAAGCTTTTTCGTGATACAGGTATCCATACCAGAAAAGTGACTAACTATCCAGAAGATTATTTCAg GAGAATCAaaataaattcaacatatgTAGATATGGTTCTTGGCCATTTAAGGACAGATGATGTTTATGGACAATTACAATTATATCCGCTTCCTAAACATCGTAGTACTGCTTTGAGCAGTCAAGCGGCTATGCTTTATGTGTGCTTATATTTTTCACCCGATATTCTACATTCTCATACTGCAGTTATGAGAGAAATAGTCGACAAATATTTTCCAGATAATTGGAATATTTCTATTTATATGGGCTATGTTGTTGATTTAATAGAATCTTGGGATGCTTTCAAAGCTGCTAAAATGGCCTTAAACAACACCTTGGAAACAGTAAATGTGAAGAATGTCTGTAAGGATTATGCCACAAATACTTCAGTGGTTTTAAGAAAATGCATGAAAATGTTAACAGAGGGTAATATAACAAAGGAGGTTATTCTAAAAGACATGAATCATATAATAACTTTGTTACGTGAATGCAATGTAATACTGAGATGGCTTATGCTACATACTTATACTAAACCtggaaaaattgagaaaaataagCGTTCTAAACAAATTAGGGAGATGATCACATCTGAAACAAAGTATGATCAGGTTCAAACCTTCAGATTGTTGTTGAATACTGCTCAGTTAGAATTAACTGTGAAAGAATTATTCAAGAATATCTTGAGTGAGAAAGAAAAGCAGTGGAACAAATTGAAGAATGACAGTTTCAAAGATGTTGTAGAGTTATCTGAAGCTTTCAGTGGAAGTAAACCCTTGAGTCGAAtaaccaaaaataaaaatttggaaaaatggttTTTGGAAATTTCCAAACAGATCGATTCTCTGGTACTCGACGATACAAATTCTTCGAGAAAAATTGTTCAGTTGATTCAGGCCTTAGAAGAAGTTCAAACGTTTCACCAGCTGGAGTCAAACATGCAAGTTATTCAAATTTTAGGCGAGATCAAGCTGAGCCTAAATCAAATGATCCAAACAATGAGCATCAAAGAGGATAATCTGATAACCATTCAAGTTTTGGGAGACATAAGTTTCGCGTGGGAATTAATTGATTCTTACACTCCTATAATGCAGCTTGGAATCAAAAAGGAACCAACAGTG gTTAACAAATTGAGAGCGATTTTCTTAAAGTTAGCTTCTGCTATGGAAATACCATTATTGAGGATAAATCAGGCCCATAGCAAAGACTTAATCTCTGTTTCTGAATATTATAGTGGAGAACTTGAAATATATGTGAGGAAAGTCTTACAAATAATTCCTATGATGATGTTTGGGAAGATGTCTAGGATAATTGAAATGCAGACAAAAGTTTTAAAGGAATTACCCACAAGATTAGAAAAAGATAAATTGAAGGAATATGCCCAATTGGATGAGAGATTTGAATATGCTGAGCTAACACATTCAATTTCAGTATTTAGCCAAG GTATgagaatgatgaaaaaaacgTTGGTTGGTGTAGTTTTCCTAGATCCGAAAAAAATATTAGAGGATGGCATAAGAAATGAATTAGTTCAGCGTATCTCCAAAGCACTACATGAAGTGTTGATTTTCAGTTCAAAATCTAAAACAGAATTAGAACAAAAATTGAACACTTTAGGGAATATAATGGAAGGGTACAAAAAGTCATTCGAGTATATTCAG GACTATATAAACATTAATGGTTTGAAGATATGGCAGGAAGAAATAACTAGAATCATAAATTATAATGTGGAACAAGAATGTAACAGATTTTTACGATCGAAAGTTCATGCTTGGGATAGCCAATATCAGAGTAGAATAATTCCTATACCCTTCTATCTTCAAACTGATTCGATCAGTGAGAATTTCATTGGGAGATTGGCGAGAGAAATGATTAGACTAACGGACCCAAG AAATAGTGTGTATCTTGATCAATCTACTGCTTGGTATGAGACGAAGAGCCATAAACCAATATTGAACAGACAAATCTTTGGTTTACTCACAAAAGCAATCGAGATCTCTGGAGTGGTAGGATTAGATAGACTCTTTTCTTTTATGATTATTACAAATCTACAGAAGACAATAg GCTACTTGCAGAACAAGCACGAAAAGCAACCTACTTGGTACTCTATAATTTCTACTGTGCAAAAAGATATCAAATCTGCTGGGGAAGTTTCGAATCCTCCAAAATTCTATCAAAACTGTGTCAATCGAACGGCAAGGCTGTGGCCTGAATTTCTGGATTGCATCCTAATTATAGGTCAGTTGCAGTTATTGAGGCAACTGATAGCATTTCATCTCAATCTCTTAGCTAAATTCAATGCTAGGAATTTGGAAGCAGCACTTCAATCTCTCAGCAA agcaCTTTTATGGGACATCAAATATAGTAAAGATTGGACTCCAGATGAAAAACTTCTTCAGAATTTATCTCATTATTTTGATTACGCTGGAATCAACAATCCCTTTAATAAAATATATGTTACTTCTTCTTCTCATCTGGATTATACCATTACAATATTTGTGTTCTTCATGGCGCATAATATGAAATTATTCCATCCTGGTGTGATAG GTAATCTTGGTAAGAGAGCATCTGATCAGTTGGATGGTTATTGTTTTTGTCTCGGCATCCACACAGTCTTGAAACAGGCTCACAATTCCTTGAATGataatttcatcaaattaatatCCAAGTACACCATGGATATGCTGTCGCATCATAAAAG ATCAAAAAATCCTGATTTATGTCTGGAAGCTATCAGTGCTATGAATTTCCTTCAAACTTATTCGAAATTCAGTGAAGCATCTGCTAAATCGTTTAGGACTCATCTTCCTGAAGAGATTATGCATTTGGAACTCACTCCTGCCTTGTTGAATATTTAG
- the LOC123307262 gene encoding uncharacterized protein LOC123307262, with protein MNLLIDSYYAKKIKILFENYGITQFVKEPTRITGDSETLVDFVISNEDNIIAHVHDKPKLSDHSVISVNLNCASWSGTGVKRLFRDLGVDNIARIKSVLMGVDWGLGTVEVDEIYSRLNETCQCVVDEIAPIKSRKYNSRVPWMDREIDREMKCRDELYRSFKYCTGGQRNDAWNAFKRKRNDVGQFQRNVENLKKLISVNEVGSANSKFKDGNDDIVFREPQMIAERFNVFFVQSVADIVDAFDPHTIWYNSDNNLYKPFSNFEMIGFEQLKKIMGTIKALVNTSLERGQVPDLLKISTVIPIPKVVGTLNACEFRPVNTLPTIEKVLERTVYEQLLRHVESNEILMSNQSGFRKGYSCEAALQFMITKIKVEMDSDKYVVCVFLDLKRAFETIDRRILMRKLRQYGVSGVVYDWFDSYLRNRKQKVRFNDGVSEELDVDSGVPQGSVLGPLLFLLYVNDVDLFVQCDLINLFADDKVIACSDCSLDEAVRRMNIALEQIGRYLMLNRLRLNTSKTKVMIFTSRSKYNLVDVDGVNLGIDGQRLDVVEHVKYLGFHLDNTLSFERHFDFVHGKISKKLGFFTRLAADLTPTSEILVYNTIIQPHFDYCSTIMFLFNDGKLEKLQKLQNRGMRVILGVNRRTPILSMLDALQWLSVRQRLYYFTMIFIHKILIGSAPDYFWTFVDFPESMHGYRTRTAGNFYLSRVNYSRSMRSLIYKGFQEYNALPTNIKECSNLRDFKCEIKKYARIKK; from the exons ATGAACCTTCTGATAGACAGTTATTATGCTAAgaaaataaagattttgtttgaaaattatgGTATTACACAATTTGTCAAGGAACCTACTAGAATAACAGGCGACAGTGAAACACTTGTTGATTTTGTAATAAGCAATGAAGATAATATTATTGCACATGTGCACGATAAACCCAAATTGAGTGATCACTCTGTTATATCTGTCAATTTGAATTGTGCGTCTTGGTCTGGTACTGGTGTTAAGAGATTGTTCCGTGATCTTGGCGTTGACAATATCGCCAGGATCAAGTCTGTTCTGATGGGTGTAGACTGGGGTCTCGGGACAGTGGAGGTGGATGAAATTTATAGTAGATTGAATGAGACCTGTCAGTGTGTGGTGGATGAGATTGCACCAATTAAGTCACGTAAATATAATTCTCGTGTGCCTTGGATGGATAGGGAGATCGATAGAGAGATGAAGTGTAGAGATGAATTGTATAGGTCCTTCAAGTACTGTACAGGAGGGCAAAGGAATGATGCATGGAATGCATTCAAGAGAAAAAGAAATGATGTG GGGCAATTCCAAAGAAATGTGGAGAACCTTAAAAAACTAATAAGCGTGAATGAAGTCGGGAGTGCAAATTCTAAGTTCAAGGATGGTAACGATGATATTGTTTTTAGAGAACCACAGATGATAGCTGAGCGTTTCAATGTGTTCTTTGTTCAGAGTGTTGCTGACATTGTTGATGCTTTTGATCCTCATACTATTTGGTATAACAGTGACAACAATTTATATAAACCCTTTAGCAATTTTGAGATGATTGGTTTTGAACAATTAAAAAAGATCATGGGAACTAtaaaag CTTTGGTAAACACCTCATTGGAGAGGGGACAAGTACCGGACTTGTTGAAGATTAGTACTGTTATACCTATTCCTAAAGTTGTTGGAACGCTTAACGCATGTGAGTTCAGGCCAGTTAATACATTGCCAACTATTGAAAAAGTCCTCGAACGCACAGTATATGAACAATTGTTGAGACATGTTGAGTCGAATGAGATATTGATGAGTAATCAGTCGGGTTTCAGAAAAGGGTATTCTTGTGAAGCGGCTCTACAATTTATGATCACTAAAATTAAAGTTGAAATGGATTCTGATAAATATGTTGTGTGTGTATTTTTGGATTTAAAACGGGCTTTCGAGACAATTGATAGACGAATATTAATGCGAAAATTACGACAATATGGAGTTAGTGGTGTGGTTTATGACTGGTTTGATAGCTATTTAAGAAATCGAAAGCAAAAAGTCAGGTTCAACGATGGGGTTTCAGAAGAATTGGATGTAGACTCTGGTGTTCCACAGGGGAGTGTGCTGGGACCTCTTTTGTTCTTGTTGTATGTGAATGATGTTGATCTGTTTGTGCAGTGTGATTTGATAAACCTGTTTGCGGATGATAAAGTCATTGCTTGTTCAGATTGTAGTTTGGATGAAGCAGTTAGGAGGATGAATATTGCGTTGGAACAGATTGGAAGGTATCTTATGTTGAACAGGCTCAGGCTGAACACCAGTAAAACTAAAGTAATGATATTCACTAGTAGATCCAAGTATAATCTTGTTGATGTTGATGGTGTGAATTTGGGAATAGACGGGCAGAGACTGGATGTGGTTGAGCATGTGAAATATTTGGGTTTCCATCTTGATAATACCCTGTCCTTTGAAAGGCACTTCGATTTTGTTCACggaaagatttcaaagaaacttGGTTTCTTTACAAGATTGGCGGCTGATCTGACCCCTACTTCTGAAATATTGGTATACAATACCATAATACAGCCACATTTTGATTATTGTTCGACCATTATGTTTTTGTTTAATGATGGCAAATTAGAGAAACTACAAAAACTACAGAATAGGGGAATGCGTGTCATTCTGGGAGTAAACAGACGTACACCCATTTTGTCAATGTTGGATGCTCTGCAGTGGCTTTCAGTGAGGCAGAGATTATATTATTTCACAATGATTTTTATACATAAAATTTTGATAGGTTCTGCTCCTGATTATTTCTGGACGTTTGTTGATTTTCCCGAAAGCATGCACGGGTACCGGACTAGGACTGCTGGCAATTTTTATTTGAGTAGAGTGAATTATAGTAGAAGCATGAGATCTTTAATATATAAGGGTTTTCAGGAGTACAATGCTTTACCAACCAATATTAAGGAATGTTCCAATTTGAGAGATTTTAAGTGTGAAATTAAGAAATATGCTAGGATTAAGAAATGA